The Panicum virgatum strain AP13 chromosome 6K, P.virgatum_v5, whole genome shotgun sequence nucleotide sequence TCGAGTACTGATTTTCTTTAATATATTTGTCTCAGGGTACCGCAGATGCTGTAAGGCAGTACTTGTGGCTATTTGAGGAGCATAATGTGATGGAATTTCTAATTCTTGCTGGTGATCACCTGTACCGGATGGACTATGAAAAGTTCATTCAAGCACACAGAGAAACAGATGCTGATATTACTGTTGCTGCCCTACCGATGGATGAGAAACGTGCAACTGCATTTGGTCTTATGAAAATCGACGAAGAAGGGAGGATCATTGAATTCGCCGAAAAGCCCAAAGGAGATCAGTTGAAAGCCATGATGGTACACATAATCTGCCTTTCCTTTCTAGCTAACCTAAGATATACATTTTTGGACAATCATTTAGTGCACTGAAAATGTTCTTCTTTGAAATGCCTTCACATCCTATTGATGCCTAATTGATGTAGGTTGATACCACTATACTTGGCCTTGATGATGTGAGGGCAAAGGAAATGCCTTATATTGCTAGCATGGGTATCTATGTTTTTAGCAAAGATGTAATGCTCCAGCTCCTCCGTGAACAATTCCCTGGAGCCAATGACTTTGGAAGTGAGGTTATTCCAGGTGCAACAAGTATTGGAAAGAGGGTATGGAAAGATCGTTGCATCTTTAGCTGTTTGTTTGCTACTgatattttttaaattaccaCAATAGCATTTGATGGCCTTGTTCACAGAAATGCCATCATACCCTGATATTTCGTTTTATAGAGCAGCATGCTATTATTAGCTACTTACATTGGAATACATATTTGTAGTTCATGTGCATTAAGTTCAGCTAAGAGCATTGTGCTAGATGCTAGTCAGGTGGGGTTGGTGCCTGACACTCGGTCATCAACTATGGGAGCTATGAAGCAATTATTTTCTAGGCAATAGGGTCTAAGGTGGTATCTCCACCTTTCAGAATAATGCTTTAAGATATGCTATTGTTGTCTGCAGGTGCAAGCTTATCTGTATGATGGTTACTGGGAAGACATTGGTACCATTGAGGcattttataatgcaaatttggGAATTACCAAGAAGCCAGTACCAGATTTCAGGTATGCTTTGTCTTCTCACTGTGCTGCAGTCTAAGATACAAAGCTGAATACATGTCAAGTCTTAGAATTTCAGTTAGCCTTTATGATGTTTTGTTTGCCTTCAATCTGAATGCAGCTTCTATGACCGTTCTGCTCCAATTTATACACAACCTCGACATCTGCCACCTTCGAAGGTTCTTGATGCTGATGTTACAGACAGTGTTATTGGTGAAGGATGTGTTATTAAAGTAAGTAGTGTCTTGTTTTACTTCAGCATATTTCAATACCTTTAAATATTGTGCTCATTATATTTCCTCCAAATTAATTTCTCATACTTCTTTTGCTAAATCCTTTGTCTGCATGTAGAACTGCAAGATACACCATTCTGTAGTTGGACTCCGATCTTGCATATCTGAGGGTGCTATCATAGAGGACACTTTACTAATGGGTGCTGACTATTATGAGGTAAAATACATACAGGTGTATATGCTTCTGTCAGAGCAATTATAGACCTCAAACCTTGGTGTTCTTTTTCTCCAGACTGAAGCTGACAAGAAACTCCTTGCTGAAAAAGGTGGCATTCCCATTGGTATTGGGAAGAATTCACACATCAGAAGAGCTATTATTGACAAGAATGCTCGAATTGGAGACAATGTGAAGGTATTCCAAACTGACAGTCTTACATTGAATAATCTATTggtctctattttcttttttccttggcATACATAATATGTACTTGATATGTTGTTTTCTCCTGACAATATCTGCATTTACTTTTAAAAAAATGTTAATTTAAAATATGAACACATGTCCTTTCGTCATTTTGCATGGAAGATAGCTTATATAATATCAATGTGTACACTTATCTTTGCCTGCATAATTGTTCATTTAATCCTTCAGCTGTATTTAATTGAGGTAATCAAGCTGAAGTTTTGTGTTCCAAAAGATAAAGCCGTCAACAAGTCATATATCAGCTTCTTGTTGTAAAAAAgttacaaaataaaaaatctaaaatgCAGAAATATAATTCAACTTTGCAGTACTATTCATGCATATCCATTCAGTTCCATCCAGAAACACCTGGCATATCCTGACCCAGTTGTTTCATTGCTCTGTTATCTatgtttttaaagcggtaaggcgaggcgaggcgatccaccactgccttgtcgcctaggtgacgcctaggcgggctaaggcagtgagggaccgaagccggcgaccagaggggagggtgaatgggagccgatcaaaatttcttccgaaatcgatccgtcggcctatatctcaaaaatcacccaagccctcaagcgttctgaccaaagtttggagtagctatggaaaagctaaaacaacacaaaaggcctcgaacgtgcgagcgaaaccacgaagcaaatcggaagtgAATCGAGAGAAAccgcagaactgatctgccaggactggtctgaccggtgcactggaccggtcgcGGCTGTTCaaaactagcagaccggtcttgcctaccagtctgaccggtggcacccagaaaacccccgaaaacttggatttaaacgatgaatctcaaccaaacgaccacgaaaatcgatgaaaattgggggatagcttcgcccctaccccgtgaacatatccctaagagatctcgtcctaaagatcaacaaaacttgagaattcgaggagagatcaagaagaattggggttttctcaaaaactcaagaactcCAATTCTGAAGAGCTAGCGATTCCAGAAGGTTTGGCACGAGGCTAAAAGCAGAGGAACCACTACAAAGAGCTCATGGAACCGTCGCaatcatgtgcaccaaaaacgaaaccaaaatccatcacaaaaacgACGAGATTGGatcgattcaaaagcccagagggcacaaggaggatggggcctcctttcccattcaaatccaatacaaagtctcacaaaaccataatcaaatcctactctaaagagaagaacagagggagggagacacaggggcggcggcctggagaacagaaGAGTTCACGAActgattacaaaagccgctatAACCAAATACAAGTGAAAgtgtatttatacccgcgggaccggtcagaccggtacgctggaccggttagaccggtgccagggactggtcagaccggttggcctgcaacaccccctgtacacgatctcatccgacgaccgaggttctttcttcgaaacgaagtcttctccgcgatgccgccatcttgatgaagatcaggtccgcggttttggagggtccgcgaaacccgggtaggtggccggttttgagaaaaccgccaaaacctcacgcgcgggaagattcccgcctccacgccgtggccctagacgccgttcccgcctcggccttctgacggccctagacgccgcccgacgcccgtcacctcctcgcccgcagcgaggccctagacgccgtcgacacccgtcgcctccgtcagtcccgagaccgacgccggtgcctccacgacttggcgtcttcaaccgccgtccgcctccttggttttgtggcgtaaACCAAGAaatccgccttccgtcgccgcttgtgccctcgatccaggagtggacaccacagctgccgccaggtccgagctccggtcccggctgcccttcaccgccgtccaccgcacggtccatcggccacagcacctccacggcagctccccgtcgacactcgacgcccgtgtatctgcaatccaaagaccaagcgcacgatcacaccgcacggttgacaattcactcatcacagccaggatagagtactcacattcctcaggcgggctaaggcgaaaccttaagcaaggcgagccgccaccgccttgtcgcctagaCGACGCCTTGAAAACAGAGTCTGTTATCACCATCGTTTGACAGACCTTTGTTGCATTTGATTGTTCTTAACTTGTGAGCAAAGTGTCTGATCATCTGAATAGTTCTGAACTTGTGATTCACATTGCATTACTACACTTTTTCTTTGGCAGAGATTGTTCTCACATGACTTGTTGATTTTGTAGATAATCAATGTTGACAATGTTCAAGAAGCTGCAAGGGAGACAGATGGGTACTTCATCAAAGGTGGAATCGTTACTGTGATCAAGGATGCTTTGCTCCCAACCGGAACAGTTATATGAAGTAAGTTACCCTTCCCAACCACAGTGCTCTCAGTAAAGCCTCCCCTGCAAAAACATGGAACCTTAGTAAACCAAATAGGCAAATGCAACATCTTTGCTTGTATGTGCAAGCCTGCCTGTTCATAAAACTAGTGTCTGCACTGTGCTGCAGGTAGATGTGCAACATCCACCGAGGGTCATCGACAATCATCAGCACCCAGTTGCTTGATCTGCTGACCATGTCTTGGAGACCATGGAAACAATAAACGAACTGCCATTCAAGGCActgtttctttgttttttttctcattGTTCTTTTGTCATCTTTAATATTCTAGGATATAATGTTGTAGCGGCACATGTTCTGCATATGTTGTTGGAATCGAAATTGCATGCCTGGATTTGGGATACCTCTTTGATGTTGTGTAATTATTAGTTTAATTATCATGCTTTGCTGCCATTGATCTGAGCTGAGCTATTCACCATGCATGATGATCCGTCTGGACATGTTTTGAATACCCACTTCCCCTGTCCTTTTTTGAGCGTTACCCACTTCCCATGTCACCTTGTCAATTACTCAATTTCCCATATGCACTCCGTAGCCTCGACAATTTCCCTTGTTACCTTGTCAATTACTCAATTACCTCCTGTTCGGATGCCGTGTTTCGGCTGGGCGGGAAGCTGGGCTGGTCGGATCTACTGGTCCCACCGGCGAGCCGCTCAAGCCGCAGCCAGCGCTGGTTGGAGCCAGCCAGCCAAGCAATtactctgttctgctggcaaccagcagcagtatttttctttcacaccaaatcagcactagTTATCAGTCAGTAATATTCTTCTCTCACAGCAAATCAGCACCGGCGAACAGaacaagggcaaaggctcgacgcaatcgatcaaaagccaaaacatgactcctcaaagacagaggtaacgctcgacgcagtcatgcaagaaccAGAGGaaaaacgaggaaaaccaggagccaaaaacaaaacagaaactccccaagcaaagcttttccctctcacaagtgcgactctcccaaaatgatgcactctcaaagccttgtgcacaacaagtttttcaaaaatcaaacatgtCTCCCCCttttcgatcacttctcccaaaattcttccctttgttggcacatgcacacatcaagcctaaaaagacctaaaactCCCCATGAAGCTGAGACTCTCCCTgaacatatgctatgcaatgaatgcaatgcaggaggtgtaagtgaaaacattcagggatacaaggatatgagcaacatctagtcacaagcacgtgtgcatccataaacaggaCTTGcatctagagctaggcaagttcagttttagaagaaataaaagcatcacccatgatctagcaccaacaagtagggaatggaaagcagtgctaatcaaactcatacgggtgagccaaaccagccaaaataAGTTGCCAATATtctttttcaatcaaatttatagcaatcaattcttaatgccaggggttgaaaggttgccatgctttacttagcaaaaaggccaaggctataccaaaagacaatcagaagcttaaagcactcatctcagtcatgcacagtcttgcccgggttctcacaagtgcaaagtgagccgtcccgaaagctcgatcagtgcgacaagcaatcccacctggatcttttcaatccatttctagaacagttcaagcaattttatcagatttagatcatttcaagtatgaattgctgaacgaaaggctatactagcatgaataagatagcaaatcATATCatcacgccctaacatgctagtagccaagacagggtgattatgttttcagattttcaaatcaaaatagcttaactcagatgatgtcatatacccagtggagcaagctatacatgatcaaatttatcaactcacactagccggcactagaagatcatagcaatatatacaagaatgctagtgcaagtgagacaatgcaaaatgcaaacatgtacaatgcatatgcacaatgcaactaaccaagctaaaacttaagagaaagacaaagaaagACCAAAAGCTAAGCAACTGAAGAATTCAGCAAATACAACGGCTCAAAGACACACAAGACTAGAccaaatggatccaactgagtaccatgGAAAGGGCAACAATCAGAAAACCACAAGTCCATCCTGAGAGGAAAACGTACAAGCCGAACGCTCACATACCTCGAtgaagatcccgctggacctagagcatagcaagctcgaggtcacctcccctGCGTCCTCAGCGGGTCCACCTTCTACTCGAACAAGTTCTTGTAGAGGTGAACGATCGAAGTGGAAGTAGTGGTACTGGATCGTCCTCCTGAGCTGAGGTAGTCGAAGCAGAAGGGGCCAgagcctgcagccggcgcagtaaCTCCGGATCACGGTCATCAACTTGGGGtagagctccccctcaacaGGTGATACCTAGCACAAGAGAAGCTAGGACACAAGGAAATAGCAAACACCAAAGATCCAGAGCAAGACTCAAGCAAACggttaggtgttagtcaagctacatgcaaaagtataccaaaagaCATTATAGAACATATCAAGACAGAAGATATTCCTAGAAAAGTCTAAAGGCACTCAATAGCAAGAACCAATGTAGCTAGACGATACGAAGGAGATACTTGAGCTAGCAACCAGAACTAAGAAGCAAAAGCTACACAAGCATAGGAAACTGGACAAAGCACACACCCTGAGCTAGCAAGAATCATGACAATATGAAAATCACAAAAACTAACATACAGAGTGGCTAGTCCTCCATAGCACAAGCACAGACCTAGCAAGCAAAACAAGTAGAGATGTAGAATCTACAACATGTCACACGCAGACAATGTACAAAGAACTCAAAAGACAAACTCAAATGTACAGAGAATACAACAGCCATCATGGGCTATCCATCAGCCTTGGAGAACCATCAAGTCTTGATCAAACCTGCATAAGACCAAGATCCATGGAGCACTTGTTCTCCAGGCCTCCAACCTGCATCACCATCGAAACAAAGGAGGAGCAAACgtctcgacactggggttagcaaagtgagaagcaaaccagtgacgagccatttgctctacagaagggtaacTAAAGTCAGGtaaagcgtatcccctgtcccgtctactgCGAGGCTGATgatcaccaccgcgaggaaagcgtggagcatcAAAACCTCCTCCTAAGCCttggtcccgtggtccatagccgtactgaaaacgaccaggagcacgaccggcaaagcgaccacccgctggagcacggtaaccaccaccgtctccctgacctccacctacacggcgcgccctagcatcttgcctaccaccacgccgagaaggacaaTGCACCCGAGCAGAATACATGTTAGCGTttcgtctctcctgctctcgcctcacagcccgctt carries:
- the LOC120712119 gene encoding glucose-1-phosphate adenylyltransferase small subunit, chloroplastic/amyloplastic, producing MAMAAMASPSSMTMIPARHHGAAPSLATSGDSSVRRLRAQPRHGRRGRGTSVSTVASRRRPFVFTPRAVSDSKSSQTCLDPDASTSVLGIILGGGAGTRLYPLTKKRAKPAVPLGANYRLIDIPVSNCLNSNISKIYVLTQFNSASLNRHLSRAYGSNIGGYKNEGFVEVLAAQQSPDNPNWFQGTADAVRQYLWLFEEHNVMEFLILAGDHLYRMDYEKFIQAHRETDADITVAALPMDEKRATAFGLMKIDEEGRIIEFAEKPKGDQLKAMMVDTTILGLDDVRAKEMPYIASMGIYVFSKDVMLQLLREQFPGANDFGSEVIPGATSIGKRVQAYLYDGYWEDIGTIEAFYNANLGITKKPVPDFSFYDRSAPIYTQPRHLPPSKVLDADVTDSVIGEGCVIKNCKIHHSVVGLRSCISEGAIIEDTLLMGADYYETEADKKLLAEKGGIPIGIGKNSHIRRAIIDKNARIGDNVKIINVDNVQEAARETDGYFIKGGIVTVIKDALLPTGTVI